The following DNA comes from Candidatus Desulfofervidus auxilii.
AACTTCTTTAGCATTTAAATAATGAGTAAGATAAAAATTTTTTTCTTCAATTTTTATTTTTAATTTTTCCAAAAATACTTCTTCATCCATAAGGTCAATCATTCTTATGCCAGTACGGGCAGCTTTATCTTCATAACAAGGGCCAATGCCACGTCCTGTTGTGCCAATCTTTTTCCCCCCTTTTTTTGCTTCTCTAGCAAGATCAATAGCCTTATGATAAGGCATAATAATATGTGCTTTTTCACTAATTAATAAACGTTCAGGTGTAATTTCAATTCCTCTTTTTTTTAATTCTTCTATTTCTTCAAGCAAAACACCTGGATCAATTACTACACCATTACCAATACAACATATTTTATCAGGGTGTAAAATGCCAGAAGGGATAAGGTGAACAATATATTGTTCTCCTTTTACAACAATAGTATGACCAGCATTATTCCCTCCTTGAAATCGAACAATTATATCAGCCTTTTCTGTTAAAAGATCAATTATTTTCCCTTTACCTTCATCTCCCCATTGTAATCCAATAACTACTACATTAGGCATGATTATCTCCAAAGAATTTTAATTTTATAAGCCTAGAGTTGCAGCAATAGTTTCACCAAAAGCTTTAGCTGCATGAGGGCCATTGGCAGTAATGATTTTTCCATCTTTTTCAACAGATTTGCCTGTATAAATAGCTCCTGCCCTTTCTAAAGCTCTTGCTTCAGAAGACCAAACTGTTGCCTTTTTACCTTTTAATATACCTGCATTTGCCAATGTTACTGGAGCAATACAAATAGCTGCTATAACTTTATCTTTTTCCAGAGCTTCTTTTATTAACTTATGTGCAGTTTTATCATTCCAATATTGTGTTGCTCCTATACCACCAACAAAGATAATTGCATCATAATCATCTATTTTAATATCCTTAAGTAATATATCTGGTTTATAAACTCCTCCCAACATCCCTTTTGCTGGTGTAAGAGAAGTAGAGGCTACAATAACTTTTGCTCCTTTTTCTTCTAAAACTTCTTTTGTAACAAAAAGTTCTTCATCTCTAAAATTATTTTCAGCAATAATCATAACTATTTTAACATCATTACTAAAAACATTGCTCCATACAAATAAAAATAAAACCATTAAAATTATTTTCTTCATTTTTTTACCTCCTTTTTTTCTAATTACCTTAGTGCCAAAAGGCTGTCAAGGATAATACAGCTAACTTTTTCCTGCCAATATGATAATATTTAATATATGATAAACTTACTTATTAAACATCTTTCAAATTACTCTAAGATCTGTCTTTGCGGTTTAGAAGGCAGCGCATTGGCTTATATTTTAGCTAAATTACAAAATGTTTTTAAAAGACCTTTTTTAATCATTTCTCCAGATATAGATAAGGCACAAAAATTAAGTGAAGCTTTAAATTTTTTTCTATCTTCTAAAATTTTTTCTCCGCTTGAACAAAAAGTGTTTCTTTTGCCCGAAGAATTATTATTGCCTTATACTGGAATAAGTCCAAGACCAGAAATTATTGCTAAACAATTTAATGCCCTTTTTGGTTTGCTTAATATAGAAAATCCCATAGTAATTACCACTCCAAGAATGCTTATGTCTTTTTTTATGCCTATTGATGTATTTAAAGAAAGAACACAAATTTATGAAAAAGGAGAAGAATTAGAAAGGGAAAAATTTATTAATTTTTTACAAACATTGGGTTATGAACATTTATCTATTGTGGAAAGTCCAGGTGAGTTTAGTGTTAGGGGTAATATTATTGATATTTTTTGTCCGCTTTATTTTCTTCC
Coding sequences within:
- a CDS encoding DJ-1/PfpI family protein, with amino-acid sequence MKKIILMVLFLFVWSNVFSNDVKIVMIIAENNFRDEELFVTKEVLEEKGAKVIVASTSLTPAKGMLGGVYKPDILLKDIKIDDYDAIIFVGGIGATQYWNDKTAHKLIKEALEKDKVIAAICIAPVTLANAGILKGKKATVWSSEARALERAGAIYTGKSVEKDGKIITANGPHAAKAFGETIAATLGL